One region of Candidatus Zixiibacteriota bacterium genomic DNA includes:
- a CDS encoding MFS transporter, giving the protein MRFELKNHLTEPEIEQGLKVVIKDGLANQAMITLSGGVFLVAFALQLGASNLLIGILAAIPALAQLLQIPAIFIVEKVGNRRKVSFHVTLVSRLFLLVIALIPFLFSGKIALAVLVLALSLNTSIGAVSLCSWNSWMRDLIPQDRLGTFFSRRMSLSMGLGVILSLAAAAYIDYWSSILPDHGIYAYSLLFAMAWIFGLMDTYFITRIPEPKMLTRPNNHKFLSHLLEPLKDLNFKRLMTFLGSWNFAVNLAAPFFTVYMLKRLNLDISYVIGLTVLSQIMNVVFLRIWGRYSDRFSNKSVLGISGPLFMVSILAWTFTTMPSTHFLTIPLLVVIHIFMGISLAGVTLASANIALKLAPKGEATAYLAASSLVNFLAAGIAPILGGRFADFFSKREFSWTMAWNSPNGNVIFQPLNFQSWDFFFFFAFVIGLYSMHRLALVREEGEVTESILIHEIIGMFRRPIRNFSTAGGLRFLMQHPLTAFRHRSNLRRNPPEMSRTDGGPERRGPTEQD; this is encoded by the coding sequence ATGCGTTTTGAACTTAAAAATCATCTGACTGAACCGGAAATCGAACAGGGTTTAAAAGTTGTTATCAAGGATGGTCTCGCCAATCAGGCCATGATAACCCTGTCCGGCGGCGTTTTTCTGGTCGCTTTCGCCCTCCAGCTGGGGGCCTCGAATTTGCTGATCGGCATCCTGGCGGCCATACCGGCCCTGGCCCAGCTTCTGCAGATCCCGGCCATTTTTATTGTCGAAAAAGTCGGTAATCGCCGAAAAGTCAGTTTCCATGTCACTCTGGTTTCCCGCCTTTTCCTTCTGGTTATTGCCTTGATCCCGTTTCTGTTTTCCGGCAAGATAGCCCTGGCGGTTTTGGTTCTGGCCCTCTCACTGAATACTTCCATTGGGGCCGTTTCGCTCTGTTCCTGGAATTCCTGGATGCGCGATCTGATCCCCCAGGATCGGTTGGGGACCTTTTTCTCACGCCGCATGAGTCTCTCCATGGGACTCGGGGTGATCCTGTCACTCGCCGCCGCCGCCTATATCGATTACTGGAGCAGTATTCTTCCCGATCATGGTATTTATGCCTATTCGTTATTGTTTGCCATGGCCTGGATTTTCGGCCTGATGGATACCTATTTTATTACCCGGATTCCCGAACCAAAAATGCTTACGCGACCGAATAATCATAAATTCCTGAGCCATCTTCTGGAACCGCTCAAGGATCTCAATTTCAAACGGCTGATGACCTTTTTAGGCTCATGGAATTTCGCCGTCAATCTGGCGGCGCCCTTTTTCACTGTCTATATGCTTAAAAGACTCAATCTCGATATCTCCTATGTCATCGGTCTGACGGTTTTAAGTCAGATCATGAATGTCGTTTTTCTCCGGATATGGGGTCGTTATTCCGATCGGTTCAGCAACAAATCTGTCCTGGGTATCAGCGGCCCCCTGTTTATGGTTTCGATCCTGGCCTGGACCTTCACAACCATGCCCTCCACTCATTTTCTGACCATCCCCCTCCTGGTGGTGATTCATATTTTCATGGGTATTTCACTGGCCGGAGTCACCCTGGCCTCGGCCAACATTGCCCTGAAATTGGCCCCCAAGGGTGAGGCGACCGCCTATCTGGCCGCCTCCAGCCTGGTGAATTTTCTCGCCGCCGGGATCGCTCCCATCCTGGGCGGCCGATTCGCCGATTTTTTCTCCAAACGGGAATTCTCCTGGACCATGGCCTGGAACAGCCCCAATGGCAATGTGATCTTTCAACCCCTCAATTTCCAGTCATGGGATTTTTTCTTTTTCTTTGCCTTCGTTATCGGGCTTTATTCCATGCATCGGCTGGCCCTTGTCCGCGAGGAGGGTGAAGTAACCGAAAGTATCCTGATTCATGAAATAATCGGTATGTTTCGTCGCCCGATCAGAAATTTCTCGACCGCCGGCGGATTGCGATTCCTGATGCAACATCCCCTGACCGCTTTCCGTCACCGATCCAACCTGCGGCGTAACCCTCCGGAGATGAGCCGAACCGATGGCGGCCCGGAAAGAAGAGGTCCCACGGAACAGGACTAA